CGCTCGCTGGCGCGGGTCGGCGCTGCCGGTCCCGCTGAAGGCGCGATGGGGCCGCGTGCCTTTGGGCAAGCGGATGGGCGCTATCTCGAAACCTTGATGCAGCGCGTGCGCGCGCCGATCGCTTCGCGCTGGGTCTCGATCGCGCTACGCCGCGCGCTGCTGGCGCGGGTCGATACGCCGCGCGGCGTAAACGGTGCGGATTTCGCGGCGGAACGATCGTGGTTGCTCACACGGATGGGCGAATCGGTCGCGGCGCGTGCGCTGGCGCAAGCGGTCGACAGCGAGGATTATACGCCGAAACTGTTCGAAGCGGCGATGCAGGCGGCGCTCGCGACCGGCGATCCGGCGGCGTTGTGCCCGATGGTTGATGCCGGCGCGAAGCTGCAGCGTGAACGCGGCTGGGTATTGGCCCAGGCGATGTGCACTGGCTTGTCGGGCATGGGAGCGCGCGCGCAACCGATGATTGCGGCGGCGCGCCGCTCTGGTCTGGCCGGCGGAATCGACTTGCTGCTGGCGCAGAAAGTCGCCGGAACCGGGCAGGGCGGTCGTCAGGCTGTGACGATCGAGTGGGATAGTGTCACGCAACTGACGGCGTGGCGTTACGGCCTTGCCACCGCAACCGGGGTCGAGATTCCGGAAACGTTGCTGGCGAACACCTCGCCTGCCGTGCAGGGGTGGCGGGCCTTGTCGCCTGCGCTCGAGCCGCATCTGCGCGCGGCGGTGGCCGAGCTGGCGGCGGCACGGGGGATTTTGTCAGGGGCGGCGCTGGTCGACTTGTATAGCGCGATCGAGCGCGAGGACGATCAGTCGCTCGCCGAAGTCGGCATCGCGCGCGATGTGCGGGCGGCGTATGAGGCGCCCGATGTTGCGGCGCGTGCCGAGGCGCTGAAGCGGCTGTGGGATGAGCCCAAGGGCTATGAGGCGCGCTACGCTCGGCTGGTGCTGACGGCAGGAGCCGCGGCGCGGATCCCGACGACGCTGAAGGAGGCCGAGGTCGATCGGCTTGTGGCGTCTATGCTGAGTGTCGGTTTCGATCCGCGGGCGCTTCGCTGGCGCGCTGTCGCGCCGCGCGGCAGCAATGCCTGGGCGATGCTGACGCTGGTCGATCCGGCCGCCCCGGCGCTGAGCGCGGGCGACATCGGGGCCTTTAGCGGCGCGAACGATCCGGAGGGCCTGAAGCAGCGCATGTTTTTTGCAGGCGCCGCGGGCACGGGGCGAATGCGGGCGAGCGACTTCGAAAGCGCGGCACAGTCGCTCGGCGTGCGCGTCGGGCGTGAGGATAGCTGGACGCGCGCCATCAAGCAGGCTGCGCTCGATCAGCAGCCTGGGACCGTCGCGTTGCTCGCTGCGATCGGCATGCAGACCCGGCTGTGGCACGGTGTCGCGCCCGAAACGGTCTATCACATCTGTAGTGCCTTGCGCGCCGTCGGCATGCCCGGCGAGGCCCGGATGGTCGCGGTCGAGGCGATCAGCCGGATGTCGCTGGGGCTTTGAGCGACGCGCTTCCAGCGACCGAAGATCGCGCGTTGATCGACCGCTTTCTGGAAATGATGGCGGCGGAGGCAGGGGCAGCCAAGAACACGGTCGCAGCGTATCGTAGCGATCTGACGCTGGCATCTAGCTTCCTCCGCGGGCGTCTGAGCAGCGCGGAGGCGGGCGACTTGACCCGGTTGAGCGCCGAGTGGCAATCGCTGTCCAAATCGAGCGTCGCGCGCAAAGCGGCGGCGCTGCGGCGCTTCTTTGCGTTTCTGGCCGACGAAGGGCTGCGGGGGGATGATCCTGCTGCGGCGCTGCCGCGTCCCGGCGCATCGCGCGGTTTGCCCAAGGTGCTCGATCATGCCGATATGGACCGGCTGTTCGATGCGATTGCCGCGCGAATTGCCCGTGATCCGCCCGATCCCAACGATCTGCGGCTCTCGGCGCTGGTCGAATTGCTATACGGATCTGGCCTGCGTGCAACCGAGCTGGTGTCGCTCCCGCGCCGCGCCATTGCATCCGATCGACCCTATCTGATCCTGCGCGGCAAGGGCGGCGCGGAGCGGCTGGTGCCGCTATCCGACCGGGCACGTGCCGCCGTCGCGCTGTGGCGGACGAACGTCCCGGCGGAAAGTCCGTGGCTGTTTCCCTCGGCCAGGACGCATCTCAGCCGGATCCGGCTGTATCAGCTGCTGAAGGCGCTGGCGGCCGAGGCGGGGATTCCGCCCGAACGGGTCAGCCCGCACGTCCTGCGCCATGCGTTTGCGACGCATTTGCTGGCGGGCGGGGCGGACTTGCGGGCGTTGCAGGCGATGTTGGGCCATGCCGATATCGCCACGACCGAGATCTACACGCATGTCGACGCGAGCCGGCTGGTCGAACTGGTCAATGCGCGCCATCCGCTCGCCGAAGCGACGGCACGCGTTGACGCGAAGAAGCGCGGGGCCTAACCGGCGCGGCCTATGGCAAGCTTCCTGGACTTTGAGAAACCGATCGCCGAGCTGCAAGGCCGGATCGACGAATTGCGCGAAACCGCTGCCGAGGGGACGATCGACATCGCATCCGAAGTCGGTCGGTTGCAGGCGAAATCCGACAAATTGCTGCGCGATACCTATGCGCGGCTGACCCCGTGGCAGAAGACGCAAGTGGCGCGCCATGGCGAGCGGCCGCATTTCAAGGATTATGTCGCCGGACTGTTCGACGATTTCATGCTGCTGGCGGGCGACCGCGCGTTTGGCGACGATCAGGCGATCTTGGGCGGCTTCGCGACCTTCCGCGGGCGGCGGGTGCTGGTCATCGGGCATGAGAAAGGCGACGATACCGCGAGCCGGCTGCGCCACAATTTCGGGATGGGCAAGCCTGAAGGCTATCGCAAGGCGATCCGCTTGATGCAGCTTGCCGAGCGCTTCGGATTACCGGTGGTGACGCTGGTCGACACCTCGGGCGCATTTCCCGGCGTCCAGGCGGAAGAGCGCGGCCAGGCCGAGGCGATTGCGCGCTCGACCGAGACGTGCCTGGCGCTTGGGGTTCCGCTGATTGCCGCGATCGTCGGAGAGGGCGGATCGGGCGGTGCCATCGCGCTTGCGGCGGGGAATGCCGTGCTGATGTTCGAACACGCCGTCTATTCGGTGATTTCGCCCGAGGGCTGCGCTTCGATTCTGTGGCGCACCGCCGACAAGGCAGCCGACGCCGCCGAGGCCATGAAGGTGACCGCGCAGGACCTGAAGGGACTCGGCATCATTGACACGATCGTGCCCGAGCCGCTGGGCGGCGCGCAACGCGATCCGGCGGCGGCGATCGTCGCGTTGGGCGATGCGATCGCGGCGGCGCTGGCGAAACTCGACGGCAAGGATGCCACCGAATTGCGCCGTGCACGCCGCGAGAAATTCCTGGCGATGGGGCGGCTCTAAGCCGCTTAGGTCGCTTTCATGTTCGACGACACGTTCGTGAACGTCGTCTTCATCTTGTTGCCCAGACCTTGCATCGCAGCGATCGCCGCGACCGCGATCAATGCAGCGATTAGGCCATATTCTATCGCCGTTGCGCCCCGTGAGTGACGCAGCAAGGTAAATAGGAATTTGAGCATAATATGGTCCCGGGCGAAAAAAAAGGCGGCGGAACTTGCGTCCCGCCGCCCTGGTATCAGAGGGGTATCGTAAGAAGCTTACGAAGCCTTCATGTTCGACGACACGTTCGTGAACGTGGTCTTCAGCTGGTTGCCCAGGCCCTGCATCGCTGCAATGGCTGCAACGGCGATCAGCGCTGCGATCAGGCCATATTCGATGGCGGTCGCGCCCTTGGAATTCTTGATGAAATTGCGGATCGTCTTCATGTCCGGTCTCCAGTGGTGGTTGCTTCAGTACCCGGTCGGACCGGAGGACCGGACCAACAAGGCCGGTGTAGGAGACGAGGGTTGAGAAAGGTTTAAGCTGGACGGAACTTTTTCAGCAGTCGCACTTCAGGTACCTGCGCGTGCATTGGCCATCTTGGTGTTGACGTTGCCCCACATCCCGGTGGTGGTGTTTGCCACTTCTATGAAAGCGGCCATCATCGTGAGCACAATGAGTGCGGCGATCAGGCCATATTCTATCGCCGTGCCGCCACGCTTATTGCCCAGCAATCGTTTCAGTGTTCCAACGATCATGCGGGTTCCGCCCGTGGCTGGTGCAATACCATTACATCTAAAGGAGGAGCGTTAACGAATGTCTAAAGCGGTCATCCGTCCGGGCCTGTTCGTCGTTGCCGTTGCCCTTGTCGATGCGGCAGGGCGGGTGTTGGTGCAGGAGCGGCCTACGGGCAAACAGATGGCGGGGCTGTGGGAATTCCCGGGCGGCAAGGTCGAGCCGGGTGAGACGCCGGAGGCCGCATTAGTGCGCGAATTGGCGGAAGAACTGGGAATCACCGTCGCTGCCGACGCGTTGCGCCCGCTGACCTTTGCGAGTGAGCCGCTGGCCGACCGGCATTTGCTATTGCTGCTCTATCTGTGTCGCGCATGGGACGGGGAGCCGCAGGCGCTGGATGCGGTGGCATTGGCATGGCATGCACCGTCGGCACTGCGCGGCCTGGCGATGCCGCCCGCCGATCTGCCGTTCGTCGCTGCTTTGGAAAAGGCGTTAACCCTGGCTTGACGGTTGCGCACTGGTCGGCGCTGTCGATCAAGTTGGAGGCCCGACCGGGAATCGAACCCGGGTGCGAGGATTTGCAGTCCTCTACGTCACCACTCCGCCATCGGGCCTCGATGCTTTGCGAGGCGCGGCAGATGCAAGCGCTGGCTCGCGCTGTCAACCGCGGACATGTAAAAATGCGGCGATCGCTCGCTTGGCGAACCCGCTACAGCGCGATAGAAGCAATCGCCGTCACCCGGTGTATTGCATTACTAAAGCAGTTGTGCGAAACCGGGTGCTCGATAAAGGTAGCACAATGAAACTGAATATGCGCGACTCGGGGGCTGTGGCGATGCGCCACGCAATGGTGGCAAGCCAGCTTCGCACCAATGCGGTCAGCGACGTACGCGTCGTGGCAGCGATGGACACCGTCGCGCGTGAGGCGTTTTTGCCAGCCGAGCTGGCGTCGCTCGCCTATCGCGATACGGCGGTCCCGCTGGGTCACGGGCGCGCGCAGAATGTACCGATCGCGACCGGGCGCCTGCTCACCCAGGCCGAGTTGCGTGCTGACGACCGCGTGCTGCTGATCGGGGCAGCGGGGGGCTATACCGCCGCGGTGCTGGCCGAACTGGTCGCCGATGTGGTTGCAGTCGAAAGCGAGCCGACGTTGGCGAGCGTCGCGCGCGCTGCACTGACAGGTATCGATCGGGTGATGCTGATCGAAGGTCCGCTTGAGGCAGGCCATCCCGCGGGCGCGCCATATGATGTGATCGTCGTCGATGGTGCGGTCGAAGAACTTCCCGCCGCACTGATCGAACAGGTCGCGATCGGCGGGCGGGTGGTTGCGGGGATCCTCGATCGCGGGGTGACACGACTGAGCGCAGGTCGGCGCACCACTGGCGGCTTCGGGCTGCTCGATTTTGCCGACATCGATTGCGTGCCGCTGCCCGGCTTTGCGCGGCCGCGCACCTTTACCTTCTGATGCGAAAAGAGCTGCGAGCGATGCGATCTCTTCCTTTCCTGACCGGCACGGCGCTTTTGGCGCTGGGCGTGGCGCCCGCTCTGGCTTCGGCGGAGACACTGCGCGAGGCGTTGCTCGAAGCTTATAAGACCAATCCGACGCTTGCCGCGCAGCGTGCCAACGTCCGCGCGATCGATGAGAATGTGCCGATCGCGCGCGCCAGTGCGCTTCCGGGCGTGCAACTGCAAAGCAGCTATACCGAGGCGGTGGTGTTGCCGGTGACGGCGTTTACCGCGCCCGCGCGCACGTCGCAGACGCAGGCCAACCTGACCTATTCGCTGTATGCCGGTGGCTCGGTGAAGAACGGCATCGCTGCCGCCGATATCCGCGTGCAGGGCGGGCAAGCGGCGTTGCGTGGGACCGAGGCCGATCTGTTTTCTGCCGTGGTCGGGGCGTATATGGACGTGATCCGCGACGAGGCGATCGTCGCGCTCAACCGGCAGAATGTGAAGGTCCTCGAGGTCAATCTGCGCGCATCGCAGGATCGTTTTCAAGTCGGTGATTTGACCCGCACAGATGTCGCGCAGTCCGACGCGCGATCGGCGATCGCGCGCGGCCAGTTGCAGACGGCTGAAGCGCGCTTGATCAGCAGCCGCGAGAGCTTCGTGCGATTGGTGGGATCCGCCCCGGCCGAGCTGGAAACCCCGCCGCCTTTGCCCAATTTGCCGTCCGATCCCGACGCTGCGGTCGGCATTGCGCTGGACGACAATCCCAATCTGCTGGCGGCCGAGAAGAACGGCGAGGCAAGCGCGTATGACGTGAGGGTCGCGCGCGCCAGTCGACTTCCCAGGGTCGATGCGTTCGCTGGCGGCAGCTACACCAATTATTTCGGGTCGCTCGGCAATTTCAGCCCAACCAATGTGCCACCGCAATATGACCGTGCGGCGCAACTCGGGCTGCGTCTCACCTTGCCGCTCTATCAGGGCGGTGCCCCGGCGGCGCGAATCCGGCAGGCGCAGGAGCGCCGCGCCCAGGCGCTGGAGCAAGTGACGGAGGCCGAGCGCCTGGTGATCTCGCAAGCGCGCTCGGCTTATGCGGTGTGGCAATCGTCATTGCAGGTGATCGCGTCGAGCGAAATCGCGGTCAACGCCAACAAGCTGTCGCTGGAAGGCGTGCGCGCGGAAAACAGCGTCGGGAATCGCACGATCCTCGACATTCTGAATGCCGAGCAGGAATTGCTTAATTCGCAGGTGACGTTGGTTACCGCACGCCGCGACGCTTACGTCGCGGGCTTTGCGCTGCTGGCGGCAATGGGCAAGGCCGAGGCGCAAGACCTCGGGCTCGAAGGCGGGCCGCTGTACGATCCGACCGTGAATGCGAAGCACGTGCGCAACAACATCTGGGATTTCGCGCCTGCGCCGGCCGTGCCGATCACCGGCACGCGCACCAACATGACGCGTCCGCAAAGCGCGCAAGTCACGCGCCCGCTCGATCCTATTCTCGACGGGGGCGTTGACAGACGTGCGCCGATTACCGCAGGTGAGACGACACCAAACCGCTAAACCGGCGGTAACCAGTCTTCACAAGGATGCGGGCGATGGGGGATTTGAGCGCTGAGCCATCGATGGAGGACATCCTTTCGTCGATCAAGCGCATCATCGCCGAGGAAAATGATTCGGCCCCCGGTCGCGTAAAACGCCCGGCGCGGACGCTGCCCCCGCGTTCCGATCCTACGCCGTTTGGTCATGACGAGATTCTCGAACTCAGCGAGCCGGCGCCCGAGGCAGAGCCCGACTATGACGCGCCTGCGCCTGCAGTCGCTGAAGTCGAGCCCGTGGCGGCTGCGGCACCGCGGCGGCCGGTCGTCGCTGCCCCGGCCGAAGCGATCCTGTCGGAACGCACTGCCGAGGCGACGCGCGGCCCGCTCGACGCCCTGTCGCGGATGATCGTAAAGCCCGACATTGCCGGTTCCGACACACTGGAGGGCATGGTGCGCGAGATGCTGCGTCCGATGTTGCGCGACTGGCTCGACGCGCATCTCCCGCCGATGGTCGAGACGATGGTCGCGCGCGAGATCGAGCGAATCACCAGTAAGTAACGCCTGTTGCGGGGCGGGCGGGGTTCTGCTGTAACTCGCCCATGAACAGACTTCTTGCCGCGACCGCATTGACGGCCGCTCTCGTCGCAGCCCCCGCTGCCGCCCGCCAACTCACCATCGACGACGTCTCGGCGCTGTCGCGCGTGTCGTCGCCTGCGGTGTCGCCCGATGGACATTGGCTGGTGTGGCAGCAGCGCGAGACCGATCTGACGATCGATGGCGGGCGCTTCGACCTTTGGCGGCTCGATCTGACGAAAAAGGGCGCTGCGCCGGAGAAGCTCGCCGCAGAGGGTGACGTCAACGAGACTGCGCCGCAATTTTCGAACGATGGCAAGACGGTGTATTTTCAGTCGGACAAGGGCGGCGACGATGCGGTTTGGTCGGTTGGCATCGCTGGCGGCGCGGTCACGCGGCTGACGCAGTTCGCAGGCGGGATCGGCGGCTTCAAAGTCTCGCCACAGGGCGACAAGCTGCTTGTCTGGGCCGACCGACTGCCGGGTGCGCCGAGCCTGGAACCGGCGATGGTGAAGAAGGATGCAAACGCCGGGAATGGCCGCGTCTATGACCAGATGTTCGTGCGGCATTGGGCGAGTTGGGCCGATGGCGCGCGCTCGCAACTGTTCGTCCTGCCGCTGACGGCGCGCAGTGCGACCGGCAATGGCGTTGCGATCGGCGGCAAGCTGGTCGGTGACGCACCGTCCAAGCCGTTTGGCGGGGGCGAGGAAGTGTCGTGGAGCGCGGACGGCAAGACGGTGTTTTTCGCGCTGCGCGAAGCGGGGCGGATCGAGCCGCTCTCGACCAACCTCGATATCTTTTCCGCGCCTGCGGACGGATCGCTCGCGCCGGTCAATCTGACCGATGCGAATGACGGGATGGACAATCTTCCGACCGCGTCGCCCGACGGAAAATCGCTCGCCTGGTTCGCGATGAAGCGGCCGGGCTATGAAGCCGACCGGCAAGTACTGATGCTGCGGGATCTCGCGAGTGGCAAGGTGTCAGCGCTGACGGGGGCGTGGGATCGTTCGGTCGGGTCGATCGCCTGGGCGCCCGATTCGAAGACGATCTTCGTGACCGCCGAGGATACGCAGGAAAATCCGGTCTGGTCGGTGTCGCCCGTCACCGGCAAGGTCACGCGGCTGACCGGTGAGGGCAATGTCTCTGCCGTGGTGCCGACCGCCACGGGCGTGGTATTTGCGATGAACTCGCTGACTGCGCCGGACGATTTTTACGCGCTGAGCGGCAAGAAGACGACGCGGCTGACCTCGGTCAATGCGGCGAAGCTGGCGGGTGTGGAGATGCCGACCGTCACGCGCTTCAACTTCAAAGGCGCGAACAACGATACCGTGTGGGGCTATGCGGTGAAGCCGGCGGGCAGCACCGGCAAGGTGCCGATCGCGTTCATGGTGCATGGCGGGCCGCAGGGGAGCAGCAACAACAGCTGGTCGTACCGTTGGAACCCGGCGGTGTTCGCGGGCGCGGGGTACGGCCTGGTCGCGGTCGATTTCCACGGGTCCACCGGCTACGGGCAGGGCTTCACCGACGCAATCCGCAACAATTGGGGCGGTTGGCCGCTCGAGGATCTGCAAAAGGGCCTGGATGCGGCGACGACCAAATTCGCCTGGCTCGACAAGGACAATGCCTGCGCGCTTGGCGCGTCGTACGGCGGCTATATGATGAACTGGATCGAGGGGAAGTGGCCCGATCGCTTCAAGTGCATCGTCCAGCATGACGGTGTGTTCGATGCGCGCGCGATGGCGTATGAGACTGAGGAACTCTGGTTCGACGAGTGGGAACATGGCGGCAAAGCTTATTTCGAGGACCCGGCGGCGTTCGAGAAATGGAACCCGGTCAATCACGTGACCGCGTGGAAGACGCCGCAGCTCGTCATCACGTCGGAGGGCGATTACCGCATCCCCTATACCCAGGGCATTGCCGCCTTCACCGCGTTGCAACGGCGCGACATCCCCTCGCGGCTGGTGGTGTTTCCGGGGGGCAGCCATTGGGTGACCAAGCCCAAGGAGAGCCGCCAATGGTATGGCGAAGTGCTCGGGTGGATGGGGAAATATACCGGGGCAAAGTGAGCCGTATTCCTGCGCAGGCAGGAACCCAGGGTGACGAGCGCCGTCCTTCATAACCCTGGGCTCCTGCCTGCGCAGGAGCACAAGGCGGGGTGACGGCGAGAGGGGAGCTGGCTAAAGCCGCCGCACTATGACCGAACTCACCAAAACCTTCGACCCCGCCGAAATCGAACAGCGCTGGTATGCGCATTGGGAGACGGAAGGGCTGTTCCATCCCGACCGCCCCGGTGCCGAGCCGTGGACGATCGTCAACCCGCCGCCCAACGTGACGGGCTCGCTCCATATCGGGCACGCGCTCGACAATACCTTGCAGGATATCCTCACGCGCCATGCGCGCTTGCAGGGCAAGGATGCCTTGTGGGTGGTCGGCACCGATCACGCGGGCATCGCCACGCAGATGGTGGTCGAGCGGCAAATGGCCGAGCGCCAGCAGAAGCGCACCGATTACACGCGCGAGGATTTCGTCGCCAAGGTGTGGGAATGGAAGGAAGAGAGCGGCGGGGAAATCACGCAACAGCTCCGCCGCCTCGGCTGCTCGATGGATTGGGCGAACGAACGCTTCACGATGGACGAGGGCTTCAGCAAGGCCGTCCTCAAGGTGTTCGTCGACTTGCACAAGGAAGGGCTGATCTATCGCGACAAGCGGCTGGTGAATTGGGATCCCGGCCTCGGCACCGCGATCAGCGACCTCGAGGTCGAGACGCGCGAGATCAAGGGCAGCTTCTGGCATCTGCGCTATCCGCTTGAGGACGGTTCGGGTTTCATCGAAGTCGCGACGACGCGGCCCGAGACGATGCTTGCCGATATGGCGGTCGCGGTGAATGCAGCGGACGAACGCTACACGCATCTCGTCGGGAAGCAGGTGAAGCTGCCGATCACCGGACGGCTGATCCCGATCATCACCGACGACCATGCCGATCCCGAGCTGGGGTCTGGCGCGGTGAAGATCACGCCGGGACATGACTTCAACGATTTCGAAGTCGGCAAGCGCGCCGGAATCGCGGCGGGCGACATGCTCAACATGCTCGATGCCAAGGCGCAGGTCGTGCAGGTTTCCGACGGGCTGATCCCCGAGGCGTTTCTCGGCCTCACCACCGCCGCGGCGCGTAAGGCGGTGGTCGCGCAGTTGAAGGCCGAGGGATTCCTGATCCCGCACATCGACAAGGACGGCGAAGAGCACGACGCCGAACCGCGCACGATCCAGACGCCGTATGGCGACCGCTCGGGCGTGGTGATCGAGCCGTGGCTGACCGACCAATGGTATGTCGATGCAGCGACGCTGGCGAAACCGGCGATCGAGGCGGTGCGCAGCGGCGCGATCGAGATCGTGCCGAAGACGTGGGAGAAGACCTTCTTCAACTGGATGGAGAATATCCAGCCGTGGTGCGTCTCGCGGCAATTGTGGTGGGGGCATCGGATCCCGGCTTGGTTCGCCGAGGATGGCTCGATCTATGTCGCGCTGAGCGAGGCCGAAGCGCAAGCGCAGGCCGGTGCAGGCGTCGCGCTGCGCCAGGACAGCGACGTCCTCGACACTTGGTTCTCATCGGCGCTGTGGCCGTTCGCGACGATGGGGTGGCCGGAGGAAAGCTCTCGCAATCTCCACGGCCGTTACCCCAACGACGTGCTGATCTCAGGCTTCGACATCCTGTTCTTCTGGGATGCGCGGATGATGATGCAGGGCATTCACTTCATGAAGGATGTGCCCTTCAGGAAGCTCTACCTCCACGGCCTCGTTCGCGCGGCGGACGGGGCGAAGATGTCGAAGTCCAAGGGCAATGTCGTCAATCCGCTCGGGCTGATCGACAAATATGGCGCGGATGCTTTGCGCTTCTTCATGGCGGCGATGGAGAGCCAGGGCCGCGACATCAAGATGGATGAGCGCCGCGTCGAGGGCTATCGCAACTTCGCAACCAAGCTGTGGAACGCGTGCCGCTTCGCGCAATCGAACGGCATCGGCGCGAGCAGCTCGGCGATTGCGCCGGACGCGACGCTCGCGGTCAACAAATGGATCATCGCGGAGACGATCGGGTGCGTCCAGGCGGTCGATCTCGCGCTCGCCGATCTGCGCTTCGATGGCGCGGCGAATGCAGTTTATCAGTTCGTGTGGAGCCGGTTCTGCGACTGGTATCTTGAGTTGATCAAGCCAGTGTCGATTGGCGAGGAAAAGGGCAGCATCGATCCCGAGAGCAAGCTGGTCGCCGGTTGGGTGATCGACCAGATCCTCGTGTTGCTCCATCCGTTCATGCCGTTCATCACCGAGGAATTGTGGCATGCGATGGCCGATCCGGCGCACGCGCGCGCGAACAACCTGATCGTCGCACATTGGCCGATGGCGGATGCGCAGTCGATCGACCCGGCAGCGAGCAAGGAGGTGGACTGGCTGATCCGGCTGGTGAGCGAAGTGCGCGCCGCGCGCAACGAGCTTGGCATCGCGCCGGGCGTGCGCATGGCGGCGCATGTTCTGGACGCCTCGGCCGAGACCGCAGCCCGGATCGAGCGGCAAACCGCAGCGATCGCGCGGCTCGCGCGGATCGATCTCGCGAGCGGGGCCGCGCCGGTTGGCGGGGCGTTGCAGGTCGTGATCGACGAGACGACCTTCGTCTTGCCGCTGGAAGGCGTCATCGACATCGGCGCCGAACGCGACCGGCTGAGCAAGGCTATCGCCGCCGCTGAAAAGGAGCGGGATACGCTCGCCGGGCGGCTCGGCAACCCGAGCTTCGTCGAGCGCGCCAAGCCCGAGGCGGTCGATAAGGCGCGCGCCGATCACGCTGACAAGGCCGCCGAGGCCGAGCGGCTGAGCGCGGCGCTCGCGCGATTGGGGTGACGGACAAGTAAGGGCGGGATAAGAGCAACGATGGCAACGTCTCCACCGCGCACTGGCGCGCCCACCCGCCCCGGCCAGCGCGACCTCACCACCGGCCCGATCGCCGCGACGCTGCTCGCCTTCGCGCTGCCGACGCTTGGGTCGAACATCCTGCAATCGCTCAACGGGTCGATCAACACGATCTGGGTCGGGCGTTTCCTGGGTGAGGGGGCGGTCTCGGCGACCGCCAACGCCAACACTATCATGTTCCTGATGTTCGCCGCCGTGTTCGGATTTGGCATGGCATCGACCATCCTAATCGGCCAATCGATGGGGCGGCGCGATGTCGAGGCCGCGCGGCGCGCGTTTGGCGGGTCGATCGGGATCGTCATGACCGGCGCGGTGGTGATCGCGACGCTGGGGTGGATCTTCGCGCCCGATATCCTGCGCGTGCTGGCGACGCCACCGGCCGCGACGCCGCTCGCGCTCTCCTATTTGCGTGTGATCTTCCTCGGGTTGCCGGCGTCGCTGCTGCTGGTGTTGCTCAGCATGGCGTTGCGCGGGGTCGGCGATTCGGTGACGCCGTTGTGGTTCACCGTGCTGAGCGTGGCGCTCGACAGTGGGCTCAATCCGATCTTCATCCGCGGGCTGTTCGGGATGCCGGAGATGGGGATCGCCGGATCGGCGACCGCCACGCTGATCGCGTCGCACGTCTCGGCGCTCGGGCTGCTCGTCTATATCTATGCGCGCGATTTGCCGATCCGGTTGCGCGGGCATGAGATTAGCTGGCTGATCCCCAGCGCCGCGCTAGCGCGGACGATCCTTTTCAAGGGTTTGCCGATGGGTGCGCAAATGCTCGTCGTGTCGCTGGCTGCACTGATGATGACGGGCCTCGTCAATCGCTACGGCGTCGATACCAGCGCGGCGTACGGCGTTTCGATGCAATTGTGGGGCTATATTCAGATGCCCGCGCTCGCTGTTGGTGCGGCGGTCAGCAGCATGGCGGCGCAGAACATCGGCGCTGGGCTGTGGGACCGAGTCGATCGAATCACGCGCGCCGGTTTGGTGTTCAGCGCCTTGCTGACGACAACAATGGTGGTCGCGATCATCGCGTTTGATCGTCCCGTGATGGGGGTGTTTCTGGGCAGCGATAGCCCGGCGATCCCGATCGCGCGGCATATCCAGGTGCTGGCGAGCTGGAACTTCATTGTGTTCGGGATGACGATGGTGCTGTTTTCGACAGTGCGCGCGAACGGCGCGGTATGGGGGCCGCTGACGATGCTGATTGTGTCGCTCTTCCCGGTGCGCCTAGGGTTTGCGCTGGCGTTTGAAGGGAGCCTGGGTGCGGATTCGATCTGGTGGAGTTTCCCGCTCGGCTCG
Above is a genomic segment from Sphingomonas sp. HMP6 containing:
- a CDS encoding Flp family type IVb pilin, which translates into the protein MLKFLFTLLRHSRGATAIEYGLIAALIAVAAIAAMQGLGNKMKTTFTNVSSNMKAT
- a CDS encoding TolC family outer membrane protein, with the translated sequence MRSLPFLTGTALLALGVAPALASAETLREALLEAYKTNPTLAAQRANVRAIDENVPIARASALPGVQLQSSYTEAVVLPVTAFTAPARTSQTQANLTYSLYAGGSVKNGIAAADIRVQGGQAALRGTEADLFSAVVGAYMDVIRDEAIVALNRQNVKVLEVNLRASQDRFQVGDLTRTDVAQSDARSAIARGQLQTAEARLISSRESFVRLVGSAPAELETPPPLPNLPSDPDAAVGIALDDNPNLLAAEKNGEASAYDVRVARASRLPRVDAFAGGSYTNYFGSLGNFSPTNVPPQYDRAAQLGLRLTLPLYQGGAPAARIRQAQERRAQALEQVTEAERLVISQARSAYAVWQSSLQVIASSEIAVNANKLSLEGVRAENSVGNRTILDILNAEQELLNSQVTLVTARRDAYVAGFALLAAMGKAEAQDLGLEGGPLYDPTVNAKHVRNNIWDFAPAPAVPITGTRTNMTRPQSAQVTRPLDPILDGGVDRRAPITAGETTPNR
- a CDS encoding protein-L-isoaspartate O-methyltransferase family protein → MKLNMRDSGAVAMRHAMVASQLRTNAVSDVRVVAAMDTVAREAFLPAELASLAYRDTAVPLGHGRAQNVPIATGRLLTQAELRADDRVLLIGAAGGYTAAVLAELVADVVAVESEPTLASVARAALTGIDRVMLIEGPLEAGHPAGAPYDVIVVDGAVEELPAALIEQVAIGGRVVAGILDRGVTRLSAGRRTTGGFGLLDFADIDCVPLPGFARPRTFTF
- a CDS encoding Flp family type IVb pilin translates to MKTIRNFIKNSKGATAIEYGLIAALIAVAAIAAMQGLGNQLKTTFTNVSSNMKAS
- a CDS encoding (deoxy)nucleoside triphosphate pyrophosphohydrolase, translated to MSKAVIRPGLFVVAVALVDAAGRVLVQERPTGKQMAGLWEFPGGKVEPGETPEAALVRELAEELGITVAADALRPLTFASEPLADRHLLLLLYLCRAWDGEPQALDAVALAWHAPSALRGLAMPPADLPFVAALEKALTLA
- a CDS encoding tyrosine recombinase, with the translated sequence MSDALPATEDRALIDRFLEMMAAEAGAAKNTVAAYRSDLTLASSFLRGRLSSAEAGDLTRLSAEWQSLSKSSVARKAAALRRFFAFLADEGLRGDDPAAALPRPGASRGLPKVLDHADMDRLFDAIAARIARDPPDPNDLRLSALVELLYGSGLRATELVSLPRRAIASDRPYLILRGKGGAERLVPLSDRARAAVALWRTNVPAESPWLFPSARTHLSRIRLYQLLKALAAEAGIPPERVSPHVLRHAFATHLLAGGADLRALQAMLGHADIATTEIYTHVDASRLVELVNARHPLAEATARVDAKKRGA
- a CDS encoding Flp family type IVb pilin, yielding MIVGTLKRLLGNKRGGTAIEYGLIAALIVLTMMAAFIEVANTTTGMWGNVNTKMANARAGT
- a CDS encoding acetyl-CoA carboxylase carboxyltransferase subunit alpha → MASFLDFEKPIAELQGRIDELRETAAEGTIDIASEVGRLQAKSDKLLRDTYARLTPWQKTQVARHGERPHFKDYVAGLFDDFMLLAGDRAFGDDQAILGGFATFRGRRVLVIGHEKGDDTASRLRHNFGMGKPEGYRKAIRLMQLAERFGLPVVTLVDTSGAFPGVQAEERGQAEAIARSTETCLALGVPLIAAIVGEGGSGGAIALAAGNAVLMFEHAVYSVISPEGCASILWRTADKAADAAEAMKVTAQDLKGLGIIDTIVPEPLGGAQRDPAAAIVALGDAIAAALAKLDGKDATELRRARREKFLAMGRL